The following coding sequences lie in one Candidatus Kryptobacter tengchongensis genomic window:
- a CDS encoding Predicted lipoprotein (DUF2279), with protein sequence MFSFSNFSAVLDSNSQVAQGKINYTKLAFVGVGTAGTMAVIHVYQQHAWWSGQRRSFHIVNDWDYALNIDKIGHFYGATLISSLFSRSLQWAGVDKKKAMIYGGILGSLFGLYVEFEDGFATDWGFSPGDASANILGSWYPVAQYYVPFLRNFNFKWSYIPTTQLKTGKKKIFIDDHEGQVMWLSISVNNFLPEKIEKVYPDFLNIAVGYGVRELDGLGGGKREFYIALDYNLEKLPGDGWLWNLIKKNLNYIHLPAPAIRLTPKFAVFGFFFSKRI encoded by the coding sequence ATGTTCTCGTTTTCAAATTTTTCTGCCGTTTTGGATTCAAATTCGCAAGTTGCACAGGGGAAAATTAATTATACAAAACTTGCGTTTGTTGGGGTTGGAACAGCAGGAACAATGGCTGTTATCCATGTTTATCAACAGCATGCATGGTGGAGCGGTCAGAGAAGATCTTTTCATATTGTAAATGATTGGGACTATGCGCTTAACATTGATAAAATTGGGCATTTCTACGGCGCAACATTGATCTCAAGTTTGTTTTCCAGGTCGCTTCAATGGGCTGGTGTGGATAAAAAGAAAGCGATGATATATGGTGGGATACTTGGTTCTTTATTTGGACTTTATGTTGAGTTTGAAGATGGTTTTGCAACTGATTGGGGATTTAGCCCAGGTGATGCGAGTGCAAATATTCTTGGTTCATGGTATCCAGTTGCTCAATATTATGTCCCATTTTTGAGGAATTTTAATTTTAAATGGAGTTATATTCCAACAACGCAACTTAAAACTGGCAAAAAGAAAATTTTCATTGATGACCATGAAGGTCAAGTTATGTGGCTTTCAATATCTGTAAATAATTTTTTGCCTGAAAAAATTGAAAAGGTTTACCCTGATTTTCTTAACATCGCTGTTGGTTATGGTGTAAGGGAACTTGATGGGCTTGGCGGAGGCAAAAGGGAATTTTACATAGCCCTTGATTATAACCTTGAAAAATTGCCAGGGGATGGATGGCTTTGGAATTTGATAAAGAAAAATTTGAATTATATTCATCTCCCTGCACCTGCCATAAGATTAACACCTAAATTTGCTGTGTTCGGATTTTTCTTCTCAAAGAGGATTTAA